From Drosophila subpulchrella strain 33 F10 #4 breed RU33 unplaced genomic scaffold, RU_Dsub_v1.1 Primary Assembly Seq354, whole genome shotgun sequence, the proteins below share one genomic window:
- the LOC119560228 gene encoding lipase 3 isoform X1, translating into MRRERVVLLCLALLGLQQVSRATVRQSREIIITDAVRRIQNDGYNVERHSVTTKDGYVLTLHRIPQVDPDLGTLLKRPVVFLLSGLYASSDVWILNGREDSLAYLLWRAGYDVWLGNNRGNIYCRKNMWTNTTEREFWDFSWHEMGVYDLPAQVDYVLRTTGQRAMHFVGISQGGTVFLVLNSMMPQYNAVFKSATLLAPVAYVSNTKSGLAKVIGPVLGTRNYVSKMLEGVEMFSTNKFFKKFLSMTCLENEKPLVCISRLWPAVGYDTRFLNKTLLPDLMANFPAGGSVKQLMHYFQGYVSTRFRQYDYGPERNWLHYQQLEPPEYALEKVSTPVTVFFSENDYIVAPADIWRLLTRLPNVDAVYKVPWKRWNHFDFICGLGVREYIFDNIVLSMNRYEQRRR; encoded by the exons ATGCGACGGGAGCGAGTGGTGCTGCTGTGTCTGGCGCTGCTCGGACTGCAGCAGGTGTCCAGGGCCACTGTGCGTCAGTCGCGCGAAATCATCATCACAGATGCG GTGCGGCGCATCCAGAACGACGGCTACAACGTGGAGCGCCACTCGGTGACGACGAAGGACGGATACGTGCTGACCCTGCACCGCATCCCGCAGGTGGATCCCGATCTGGGCACCCTGCTGAAGCGCCCTGTCGTCTTCCTGCTCTCCGGACTCTACGCCTCGTCGGATGT ATGGATTCTCAACGGGCGAGAGGACTCGCTGGCGTACCTCCTTTGGCGCGCCGGATACGACGTGTGGCTGGGAAACAACAGGGGCAACATTTACTGCCGAAAGAATATGTGGACGAACACGACGGAACGCGAGTTCTGGGACTTTAGCTGGCACGAGATGGGCGTCTACGACTTGCCCGCTCAGGTGGACTACGTGCTCCGGACAACCGGACAGAGGGCCATGCACTTTGTGGGCATCTCGCAGGGTGGCACTGTCTTCCTGGTCCTCAACTCGATGATGCCGCAGTACAATGCCGTCTTCAAGAGCGCCACTCTGTTGGCCCCGGTGGCCTATGTGAGCAACACCAAGAGCGGACTGGCCAAGGTCATCGGTCCGGTGCTGGGCACCCGGAACTACGTCTCCAAGATGCTCGAGGGCGTGGAGATGTTCTCCACGAATAAGTTCTTCAAGAAGTTCCTTTCGATGACGTGTCTGGAGAACGAGAAGCCGCTGGTCTGCATCAGTCGCCTGTGGCCAGCCGTGGGCTACGATACAAGGTTCCTCAACAAGACCCTTCTGCCTGATCTGATGGCCAACTTCCCGGCGGGCGGATCAGTGAAACAGCTGATGCACTACTTCCAGGGCTACGTGTCCACGCGATTCCGGCAGTACGACTACGGCCCGGAGCGGAACTGGCTGCACTACCAGCAGCTGGAGCCACCGGAGTACGCGCTGGAGAAGGTGTCCACACCAGTCACCGTTTTCTTCTCGGAAAACGATTATATTGTGGCTCCGGCGGACATCTGGCGACTGCTCACCCGGCTGCCCAACGTGGACGCAGTGTACAAGGTTCCCTGGAAACGGTGGAACCACTTCGACTTCATCTGCGGATTGGGGGTCAGGGAGTACATCTTCGACAACATAGTCCTCTCCATGAATCGATACGAACAGCGACGACGCTAA
- the LOC119560222 gene encoding uncharacterized protein LOC119560222, producing MRGTRYSRGQGLFSWYEIGTERLHSGHYESESAELRGSTRNIYLFLEMPLIEARHPAGISSRQPKHFIQLTDCERALHHVRPLTPAYIFYSDEDFSTSKQDAENLAFRLRKSVVHRISKTAWHHMNFLHALTVAEVINKPIIEIFKEFDQLYDQTLNVHFK from the exons ATGCGAGGCACCCGGTACTCCCGCGGCCAAGGCCTTTTCAGCTGGTACGAGATCGGTACAGAGAGACTACATTCTGGTCACTACGAATCAGAAAGCGCTGAACTACGTGGGTCCACTcgcaatatatatttatttctagAGATGCCTTTGATTGAGGCTAGGCACCCGGCAGGAATTTCTTCGCGCCAGCCAAAGCACTTTATTCAGCTCACAGACTGCG AACGTGCGCTGCATCACGTCCGTCCCCTGACGCCTGCCTACATTTTCTACAGCGACGAGGATTTCTCCACAAGTAAGCAGGATGCTGAGAATTTGGCATTTAGGTTGCGGAAGTCCGTGGTGCATCGCATCTCTAAAACTGCTTGGCACCACATGAACTTCCTTCATGCTCTGACCGTGGCTGAAGTGATCAACAAGCCGATTATTGAAATATTCAAAGAATTTGACCAACTTTACGACCAAACCCTAAATGTACACTTTAAATAA
- the LOC119560228 gene encoding lipase 3 isoform X2 translates to MRRKTTSLPETHSRSQSQKNGKNVRRIQNDGYNVERHSVTTKDGYVLTLHRIPQVDPDLGTLLKRPVVFLLSGLYASSDVWILNGREDSLAYLLWRAGYDVWLGNNRGNIYCRKNMWTNTTEREFWDFSWHEMGVYDLPAQVDYVLRTTGQRAMHFVGISQGGTVFLVLNSMMPQYNAVFKSATLLAPVAYVSNTKSGLAKVIGPVLGTRNYVSKMLEGVEMFSTNKFFKKFLSMTCLENEKPLVCISRLWPAVGYDTRFLNKTLLPDLMANFPAGGSVKQLMHYFQGYVSTRFRQYDYGPERNWLHYQQLEPPEYALEKVSTPVTVFFSENDYIVAPADIWRLLTRLPNVDAVYKVPWKRWNHFDFICGLGVREYIFDNIVLSMNRYEQRRR, encoded by the exons ATGCGACGAAAAACCACGTCGCTGCCGGAGACACACAGCCGCAGTCAGAGCcaaaaaaacggaaaaaat GTGCGGCGCATCCAGAACGACGGCTACAACGTGGAGCGCCACTCGGTGACGACGAAGGACGGATACGTGCTGACCCTGCACCGCATCCCGCAGGTGGATCCCGATCTGGGCACCCTGCTGAAGCGCCCTGTCGTCTTCCTGCTCTCCGGACTCTACGCCTCGTCGGATGT ATGGATTCTCAACGGGCGAGAGGACTCGCTGGCGTACCTCCTTTGGCGCGCCGGATACGACGTGTGGCTGGGAAACAACAGGGGCAACATTTACTGCCGAAAGAATATGTGGACGAACACGACGGAACGCGAGTTCTGGGACTTTAGCTGGCACGAGATGGGCGTCTACGACTTGCCCGCTCAGGTGGACTACGTGCTCCGGACAACCGGACAGAGGGCCATGCACTTTGTGGGCATCTCGCAGGGTGGCACTGTCTTCCTGGTCCTCAACTCGATGATGCCGCAGTACAATGCCGTCTTCAAGAGCGCCACTCTGTTGGCCCCGGTGGCCTATGTGAGCAACACCAAGAGCGGACTGGCCAAGGTCATCGGTCCGGTGCTGGGCACCCGGAACTACGTCTCCAAGATGCTCGAGGGCGTGGAGATGTTCTCCACGAATAAGTTCTTCAAGAAGTTCCTTTCGATGACGTGTCTGGAGAACGAGAAGCCGCTGGTCTGCATCAGTCGCCTGTGGCCAGCCGTGGGCTACGATACAAGGTTCCTCAACAAGACCCTTCTGCCTGATCTGATGGCCAACTTCCCGGCGGGCGGATCAGTGAAACAGCTGATGCACTACTTCCAGGGCTACGTGTCCACGCGATTCCGGCAGTACGACTACGGCCCGGAGCGGAACTGGCTGCACTACCAGCAGCTGGAGCCACCGGAGTACGCGCTGGAGAAGGTGTCCACACCAGTCACCGTTTTCTTCTCGGAAAACGATTATATTGTGGCTCCGGCGGACATCTGGCGACTGCTCACCCGGCTGCCCAACGTGGACGCAGTGTACAAGGTTCCCTGGAAACGGTGGAACCACTTCGACTTCATCTGCGGATTGGGGGTCAGGGAGTACATCTTCGACAACATAGTCCTCTCCATGAATCGATACGAACAGCGACGACGCTAA
- the LOC119560605 gene encoding CCR4-NOT transcription complex subunit 10, whose translation MDSAESPTKTQAGEDENYSLLCQAHEQFNNSEFDRCLELLQELETRGESSGPVLRHNRAVVSYHKTGCTQHSVLLKELEALTADADAPGEASSGLSLKQGAAAATVARYNRAVIYYHRHMFGTALEKLAPLVARLEALEKAMAALVATLQLQLLLATNQLNRAEAFLDYLQYKLNLVATAPSSNPTDEAAVNASASPPAATPISVVATPGGAAIEGAVPGLGGSLQLLQLITLVLNRKPVVIQEDGTPEYAALKAQQYYIMKDFQMAAKQLMRINNECTQAGTVTPQLSTCIANNMGVIHLRVRHYAIAAQFFQNALNFDQQLARNLRQSTLQTMSSARSCEILYNLGVAMLHLRRPKEAFQCFLVPVKQFHSNPRLWLRMAEACIMEHEAKLVEEERQSQAGTPSTKPYAPQSAGVPEPTLEFAALCLRSALTLTQHYKTRFHMTAVSSEDVETPEPKDATQESWRHPQDNNFCNPSKPVSLESLEKMMATIYAAHSFVSLRLGDDVTALEMAEQLLACERLSDAHKLLGHMYAGEALMMMDKAAEARDHLDPTFVGTLNAFDFETRDWQLKSVDAAQNVVRYNLAVAMALQNDLPQAKALLANLSHSLVSSKALALRRFIDLKMGPVPSGTPS comes from the exons TTCAACAA CTCGGAGTTCGATCGCTGCCTGGAGCTGCTCCAGGAGCTGGAGACGCGTGGCGAGAGCAGCGGTCCCGTCCTGCGGCACAACCGTGCGGTGGTGAGCTACCACAAGACCGGGTGCACCCAACACTCCGTCCTGCTCAAGGAACTGGAAGCCCTAACGGCCGATGCGGATGCTCCGGGAGAGGCATCCAGCGGCCTGAGCCTCAAACAGGGAGCCGCCGCCGCCACTGTAGCCCGCTACAACCGGGCGGTCATCTACTACCACCGCCACATGTTTGGCACGGCGCTGGAGAAACTGGCGCCTCTGGTGGCCCGCCTGGAAGCTCTGGAGAAGGCCATGGCGGCGCTGGTGGCCACACTCCAGCTCCAGCTGCTGCTGGCCACCAATCAACTAAACCGGGCCGAAGCCTTCCTGGACTATTTGCAGTACAAGCTCAACCTAGTGGCCACTGCGCCGAGCAGTAATCCAACCGACGAGGCGGCTGTCAACGCTTCTGCTTCTCCGCCGGCGGCCACGCCCATTTCAGTGGTGGCGACACCAGGAGGAGCAGCTATAGAGGGGGCAGTGCCTGGTCTAGGCGGTAGCCTGCAGCTTTTACAACTCATAACGCTCGTGCTCAATCGAAAACCGGTGGTCATTCAGGAGGACGGTACGCCAGAATACGCTGCTTTGAAGGCACAGCAGTACTACATAATGAAGGACTTTCAGATGGCCGCTAAGCAGCTGATGCGCATCAATAACGAATGCACCCAGGCTGG CACTGTAACTCCGCAGTTGAGCACCTGCATTGCCAACAACATGGGAGTGATCCACTTGAGAGTGCGCCACTATGCGATCGCCGCCCAGTTCTTTCAGAATGCTTTGAACTTCGACCAGCAGCTGGCACGGAACTTACGTCAGAGCACGTTGCAAACCATGAGTTCGGCCCGATCCTGCGAGATCCTCTACAACCTGGGCGTGGCCATGCTCCATTTGCGCCGCCCCAAGGAAGCTTTCCAGTGCTTCTTGGTCCCCGTCAAGCAGTTTCACAGCAATCCGCGTCTCTGGCTGCGCATGGCTGAGGCCTGCATCATGGAGCACGAGGCG AAACTGGTGGAGGAGGAGCGCCAGTCGCAGGCAGGCACGCCCTCGACAAAGCCATACGC TCCCCAGTCCGCGGGAGTGCCAGAGCCCACCCTGGAGTTCGCTGCCTTGTGCCTACGTAGCGCGTTGACCCTAACGCAGCACTACAAAACGAGGTTTCATATGACGGCGGTCTCATCGGAGGATGTCGAGACACCGGAACCCAAGGACGCAACTCAGGAGTCTTGGCGTCATCCGCAAGACAATAATTTCTGCAATCCCTCAAAGCCGGTTAGCCTGGAGTCGTTGGAAAAAATGATGGCCACCATATATGCGGCGCACAGTTTCGTCTCGCTTCGCCTGGGCGACGATGTGACCGCGCTTGAGATGGCGGAGCAGCTGCTGGCCTGTGAACGTCTCTCTGATGCACACAA ATTGCTGGGTCACATGTACGCTGGCGAGGCGCTGATGATGATGGACAAGGCAGCCGAAGCACGCGACCATTTGGACCCTACCTTCGTGGGCACACTGAACGCGTTCGATTTCGAGACGCGTGACTGGCAACTAAAGTCAGTGGACGCCGCCCAGAATGTGGTGCGTTACAATCTGGCTGTAGCCATGGCCCTCCAGAACGACCTGCCTCAAGCGAAAGCACTCCTCGCCAACTTAAGTCACTCTTTGGTGAGCAGCAAGGCGCTGGCCTTGCGACGCTTCATAGACCTAAAGATGGGACCTGTTCCTAGTGGGACGCCCAGTTAG
- the LOC119560607 gene encoding lipase 3-like, whose protein sequence is MLLMKLVVFFVWLCIVSAKVRLGLRNLTGRADDYRIKIFSGVHIIDSYNYPVEVHTVVTRDGYILDIFRIPYSEKCKKRGKKPVVFLQHGLTCSADTFLMTGPKSGLPFMLVDACYDVWLSNSRGIRYSRRHTKMKSTGEVYWGFSWHEMGMEDLPAQFDYILSTTQQKALHFVGHSQGCTTLMVLLSMRPEYNKKMKTTTLLAPAVFMQNSRSGLINKMESVVMKMKDCDFFGHNDAMRFVITVLCGFASMKRYCSSFYLMANAKPTKFMNLSIIPLVLAMHPAAISSRQPKHFLQIKRTGKFQQFDFGAKKNQEIYKQPSPPEYPLKNVRPKAPIHIFYSVGDTMTVAEDVLNLISKLGKVVAHRIPFLEWGHMDFIFAKTVAKVINRPIMEVIGQYENYKNGK, encoded by the exons ATGTTGTTGATGAAGCTTGTGGTGTTTTTTGTCTGGTTATGCATAGTCAGTGCTAAGGTGAGGCTTGGCCTCCGAAATTTGACTGGACGAGCCGATGATTACCgcatcaaaatattttcaggG GTCCATATTATAGACTCGTACAATTACCCTGTAGAGGTGCACACTGTCGTAACTAGAGATGGTTATATCCTGGATATCTTTAGGATTCCGTACTCAGAGAAATGTAAAAAGAGGGGAAAGAAGCCGGTCGTGTTCCTCCAGCACGGCTTGACATGCTCGGCGGATACTTTTTTGATGACGGGACCGAAGAGCGGACTTCCTTTTATGTTGGTCGACGCCTGTTACGACGTTTGGCTGAGCAACAGCCGGGGAATTCGCTACTCCCGCCGCCACACCAAGATGAAGTCCACCGGGGAAGTCTACTGGGGCTTCAGCTGGCATGAAATGGGAATGGAGGACCTGCCCGCCCAGTTCGACTACATCCTGTCCACCACGCAGCAGAAGGCGCTTCATTTCGTAGGTCATTCTCAGGGATGCACCACCCTGATGGTCCTGCTCAGTATGAGACCGGAGTACAACAAGAAGATGAAGACCACCACCCTGCTGGCCCCCGCTGTCTTTATGCAAAACTCGAGATCCGGACTAATCAATAAAATGGAGTCTGTCGTTATGAAAATGAAGGACTGCGACTTTTTTGGACACAACGACGCTATGAGATTTGTGATAACAGTTCTTTGCGGATTCGCTAGTATGAAGAGATATTGCAGCTCCTTCTACTTGATGGCCAACGCAAAACCGACCAAGTTCATGAACTTG AGCATCATTCCTCTGGTATTAGCAATGCATCCGGCTGCCATTTCCTCGCGCCAACCCAAACATTTTCTGCAGATCAAGAGGACTGGCAAATTCCAGCAGTTTGACTTTGGAGCCAAGAAGAACCAAGAGATCTACAAGCAGCCCTCGCCTCCGGAATATCCGTTGAAAAATGTCCGTCCGAAGGCGCCCATCCACATATTTTATAGTGTTGGAGACACCATGACAGTGGCGGAGGATGTTCTAAATCTGATCAGCAAGTTGGGCAAAGTAGTTGCACATCGCATTCCTTTTTTGGAATGGGGCCACATGGACTTTATTTTCGCCAAGACCGTAGCTAAGGTTATTAATCGTCCAATTATGGAAGTTATTGGTCAATACGAGAATTATAAGAATGGGAAATAA
- the LOC119560496 gene encoding lipase 3, giving the protein MQVIGSQMLWILFVILFFWLSSAEEISKVETGIGLDDSSERTIDFRTKRVPAVQLITRHNYSVETHNVTTLDGYILANFRIPSSNRCTKLGPKPVVFLQHGLLLAADAFLVTGPRTGLPFMLADACFDVWLSNCRGTRYSRRHTTLKDTQQKFWQFSFHEMGMQDLPAQIDYVLVTTNQSALHFVCYSQGCTTLMILLSMRPEYNKKIKTANLLAPSVFMKHSLTWGLKIVKPIFMMLPDGELLPIKGLLTSVVKLMCKSKATKRLCASIYLLLSGNKSKHTNKSVIPNLVATHPSGLSTRQPKHYIQLKDSGKFRQYDFGPKKNRKTYGQASPPEYPLEKVNPLTPINLFYSAGDNTVSIKDILKLASKLPRSVKHKIKEPAWDHLDFIFGKTIDKVINLPVINIINAFENSQKE; this is encoded by the exons ATGCAAGTTATTGGCTCCCAGATGTTGTGGATATTGTTTGTGATCTTGTTTTTCTGGCTAAGTAGTGCCGAGGAAATATCAAAG GTGGAGACGGGGATTGGACTTGACGACTCCTCGGAGAGAACCATCGATTTCCGCACCAAAAGAGTGCCTGCG GTCCAGCTCATAACCCGACACAACTATTCGGTGGAGACGCACAATGTCACTACCTTGGATGGCTACATCCTGGCAAACTTCCGGATCCCGTCATCGAATCGGTGTACAAAGCTCGGACCGAAGCCAGTCGTTTTTCTGCAGCACGGACTGCTTTTGGCGGCAGATGCGTTCCTGGTGACTGGACCCCGGACCGGACTGCCCTTCATGTTGGCCGATGCCTGCTTCGATGTGTGGTTGAGCAACTGCCGCGGAACCCGGTACTCCAGGCGTCATACCACGTTAAAGGACACCCAGCAAAAGTTCTGGCAGTTTAGCTTCCATGAAATGGGAATGCAGGACTTACCTGCCCAGATCGACTATGTCTTAGTGACCACGAACCAGAGTGCATTGCACTTTGTATGCTATTCTCAGGGATGCACCACCCTGATGATCCTGCTCAGTATGAGACCAGAGTATAACAAGAAGATCAAGACCGCTAACCTATTAGCCCCATCGGTCTTCATGAAACACTCCCTGACGTGGGGTCTTAAAATAGTCAAGCCGATATTTATGATGCTGCCCGACGGGGAGCTATTACCCATAAAAGGTTTGCTAACCTCTGTTGTAAAGTTAATGTGCAAGTCAAAAGCAACGAAGAGACTATGTGCCTCCATATACCTGCTCTTGAGCGGGAATAAATCGAAACACACAAATAAA TCCGTGATTCCTAACTTGGTGGCCACACACCCGTCTGGACTTTCCACGAGGCAGCCGAAGCACTACATACAGCTTAAGGACTCTGGAAAATTCCGACAATACGACTTTGGGCCTAAAAAGAATCGGAAGACCTATGGCCAAGCATCGCCCCCAGAATATCCGCTGGAGAAGGTCAATCCTTTGACACCCATTAACTTGTTCTACAGCGCTGGAGATAACACCGTCTCAATAAAGGACATTTTAAAGCTGGCCAGCAAGTTGCCCCGGTCCGTGAAACACAAGATCAAGGAGCCTGCCTGGGACCACTTGGACTTTATTTTCGGAAAGACAATAGATAAAGTGATCAATCTACCGGTTATCAACATAATCAATGCATTCGAGAATTCTCAGAAGGAATGA
- the LOC119560890 gene encoding synaptonemal complex protein 4 — protein sequence MASISKSRGSCSSSRNRLHLQLGSPLLFVIFACLLASCSAQPIESTSSSPEVEEVADSTTALPIQLEESLSTTEPPILNATTPAHPVEEPKEEEVNPADPVEPTDNFVSVYGGTLEQDIKNDVNSEVEDALSPVDPIIEEVQKAAEAALQNQEIAVLSAREPKTLESAEEKKPIHIEESEEEQAEPEAVTDNIAVSSEQLESRIRPLPNVTSDLVSVILNEDRAITEQPITKTNLLALEQEHERLEVDEDSTPVPPAYEESKHQVTKKQGVEDPLPIEIAPEVPEEPEIQPSEEPQAAREDRKFEESNDKLNEINENTIEEDETHTKTSTSPAPLVNVETTKSFVEPNEEIEKKVETEAKAEMEAQVEGVTPSEETIVEAADPEDKESEVAETTEASVSEVAQIGEEEPKGEVLVEQVDLKEPTIPIQTSSEANQEENITEEPVKDVIFPNVNSDSVEEKDSDESDEKSASSEEEKEPVAEEAKSASDDSTATPLVSYPPHDAGQTFDSNSADEHSAQLSGPSNYRSTLIIALCSGTAVIFIVASLVIFVVSFQRQHGTLDIEMQEQRLGKDVQDEDNVQMKLLDVDLSTPVILPMGNEETDECL from the exons ATGGCCAGTATTTCTAAGAGCCGCGGCAGCTGCAGCTCCTCCAGAAACAGGCTGCATCTTCAGCTGGGATCTCCGCTGCTCTTCGTGATCTTCGCCTGCCTGCTGGCTTCGTGCTCGGCTCAGCCAA TCGAGTCAACCTCGTCATCTCCAGAAGTAGAAGAAGTGGCAGATTCCACCACGGCACTCCCTATCCAGTTGGAAGAGAGTTTATCCACGACAGAACCACCGATCCTGAATGCAACAACTCCTGCTCATCCTGTGGAAGAACCCAAGGAAGAGGAAGTTAATCCTGCCGATCCTGTTGAACCCACAGACAATTTTGTATCGGTTTACGGCGGAACCTTGGAACAGGATATCAAAAATGATGTGAACAGTGAGGTGGAAGATGCGCTTTCTCCAGTGGATCCAATTATCGAAGAAGTTCAAAAGGCCGCCGAAGCTGCACTCCAAAATCAAGAGA TTGCTGTTTTAAGTGCTCGCGAACCCAAAACTCTTGAATCTGCCGAGGAAAAGAAGCCCATCCACATCGAGGAGTCGGAGGAGGAGCAAGCGGAACCAGAGGCAGTCACAGACAATATTGCAGTGTCCAGTGAGCAACTGGAAAGTCGCATCCGACCATTGCCCAACGTGACCAGCGACCTGGTTTCCGTGATCCTCAACGAAGATCGAGCCATCACCGAGCAGCCCATCACCAAGACCAATCTTTTGGCCCTGGAGCAGGAGCACGAGAGATTGGAGGTTGACGAGGACAGCACTCCGGTGCCTCCGGCTTATGAGGAGTCCAAGCACCAAGTGACCAAGAAACAGGGTGTGGAAGACCCGCTTCCCATTGAAATTGCACCGGAGGTGCCCGAGGAACCAGAGATTCAGCCTTCCGAGGAACCCCAGGCTGCTCGTGAGGATCGCAAATTTGAGGAGTCCAACGACAAGCTAAATGAGATCAACGAAAACACCATTGAAGAGGATGAGACCCACACCAAAACTTCGACTTCACCAGCACCGTTGGTAAACGTGGAAACCACTAAATCTTTTGTGGAGCCAAATGAGGAGATCGAGAAGAAGGTGGAAACCGAGGCCAAGGCGGAAATGGAGGCTCAAGTGGAGGGCGTTACTCCTTCGGAAGAAACCATTGTGGAGGCCGCAGATCCTGAAGACAAGGAATCTGAAGTTGCCGAGACAACCGAGGCGTCTGTTTCAGAAGTGGCCCAGATAGGCGAAGAGGAACCTAAGGGAGAAGTTTTAGTAGAACAAGTCGATCTTAAAGAACCCACAATTCCTATCCAGACATCTTCAGAGGCGAACCAAGAAGAAAATATCACTGAGGAGCCAGTTAAAGACGTTATCTTCCCCAACGTTAACAGTGACTCTGTGGAGGAGAAAGACAGCGATGAATCAGATGAAAAATCTGCTTCTTCGGAGGAGGAAAAAGAGCCTGTTGCGGAGGAAGCCAAGTCCGCTTCCGACGATAGCACCGCCACTCCGCTGGTCTCCTATCCTCCCCACGATGCTGGCCAGACCTTCGATAGCAACTCCGCTGATGAGCACTCGGCCCAGCTCTCGGGACCCTCCAACTACCGGTCCACCCTGATCATAGCCCTGTGCTCCGGCACCGCTGTGATATTCATCGTGGCCTCGCTGGTGATCTTTGTGGTCTCGTTCCAGCGGCAGCACGGCACCTTGGACATCGAGATGCAGGAACAGCGCCTGGGCAAAGATGTCCAGGACGAGGACAATGTCCAAATGAAGCTGCTCGATGTGGATCTCTCGACTCCCGTCATCTTGCCCATGGGCAACGAGGAGACCGACGAATGCCTGTAG